One window from the genome of Coleofasciculus chthonoplastes PCC 7420 encodes:
- a CDS encoding endonuclease domain-containing protein, whose product MKRTENVERWEVPRQLEQKMIEIARQFRKKPTPSEAILWQALRKKQLEGRKFRRQQPIGRFIVDFFCASEQLIVEVDGGIHESQKDLDEQRQQLLESLGLRFVRVSSEEVERNLPEVLSRIRGEFGHPHPPLVSS is encoded by the coding sequence GTGAAAAGAACTGAAAATGTAGAGCGATGGGAAGTTCCGAGACAATTAGAACAGAAGATGATAGAAATTGCCCGTCAGTTTCGCAAGAAACCAACGCCGAGTGAGGCAATTTTATGGCAAGCCTTAAGGAAAAAGCAGCTAGAGGGGCGAAAGTTTCGGCGTCAGCAACCCATCGGGCGATTTATCGTTGATTTTTTCTGTGCATCTGAGCAGTTGATTGTCGAGGTTGATGGTGGAATTCATGAGTCTCAGAAAGATTTGGATGAGCAACGACAGCAACTTTTGGAGTCTTTAGGGTTACGATTTGTCAGAGTTAGTAGTGAGGAGGTGGAGAGGAATTTGCCAGAGGTTTTGAGTCGAATTCGCGGGGAGTTTGGACACCCTCATCCCCCATTGGTGTCAAGTTAA
- a CDS encoding nucleotidyltransferase family protein, whose product MKTLEEIKQWLGQNKSVLQERYQVREIGIFGSYVRKEQTETSDVDVLVEFSQTPSLLKFINLENYLTDNLGVKVDLVHKGGLKPRIGERVLAEVVYL is encoded by the coding sequence ATGAAAACTCTAGAGGAAATCAAGCAATGGCTTGGGCAAAATAAGTCAGTGTTGCAGGAACGTTATCAGGTTAGGGAAATCGGTATTTTTGGTTCCTACGTGAGAAAAGAACAGACTGAAACGAGCGATGTTGATGTGCTGGTGGAGTTTTCCCAGACACCTAGTTTGTTAAAGTTCATCAATTTGGAGAATTATCTTACTGACAACCTAGGAGTTAAGGTTGATCTGGTGCATAAGGGAGGCTTGAAGCCTCGAATTGGAGAGCGGGTTTTGGCGGAGGTTGTTTACCTGTGA
- a CDS encoding HepT-like ribonuclease domain-containing protein: MTKRQVEDYLQDILDAVAAIEQFTAGIEFEAFSQNLEKVFAVSRAMEIIGEAVKRVPDSVRNQYPDIPWRDIAGMRDKLIHDYFNTDVEIIWQAVQIDATALILVGYGG; this comes from the coding sequence GTGACCAAACGGCAAGTGGAGGACTATTTACAGGATATTTTGGATGCTGTTGCTGCTATTGAACAGTTTACCGCAGGTATTGAGTTTGAAGCTTTCTCACAAAATTTGGAGAAGGTTTTTGCGGTTTCAAGAGCGATGGAAATTATTGGTGAAGCGGTGAAGCGAGTACCTGATTCAGTGAGAAATCAATATCCTGATATTCCTTGGAGAGATATTGCTGGAATGCGGGATAAACTGATTCATGATTATTTTAATACAGATGTGGAAATAATTTGGCAAGCGGTTCAGATAGACGCTACAGCCTTAATATTGGTGGGTTACGGCGGATAA
- a CDS encoding type IV pilin-like G/H family protein, whose translation MGRKTATDATGVGCFLGLMLLIAGFIYILAPMFLNQVFLNQANKTKESEGRTYVGSMNRAQQAYYLTEQSFSRNIHDLGLGIQAETESYTYSTQTTGKAAFNYAISRHDQVPSYVGAVFVVPATDVDADAASDEITTVAILCEADTPGSIKPVVPTYQKGELVCGEGTILLR comes from the coding sequence ATGGGCAGGAAAACCGCAACAGATGCAACTGGCGTAGGATGCTTTCTAGGATTGATGTTACTGATAGCCGGATTTATTTACATCCTTGCACCTATGTTTTTGAATCAAGTGTTTTTGAATCAAGCCAATAAAACCAAAGAATCAGAAGGTAGAACCTACGTAGGTTCTATGAACCGCGCCCAGCAAGCCTACTATTTAACTGAACAAAGCTTTAGCCGTAACATTCATGATCTAGGTTTGGGGATTCAGGCTGAAACAGAAAGCTACACCTACTCAACACAGACAACAGGCAAAGCTGCATTTAACTATGCCATATCTCGTCATGACCAAGTTCCTAGTTATGTCGGTGCAGTTTTTGTTGTTCCCGCAACTGACGTTGATGCTGATGCTGCATCGGATGAAATAACTACAGTTGCTATTCTATGTGAAGCGGATACACCGGGTTCAATTAAACCTGTAGTACCTACCTATCAAAAGGGTGAACTGGTTTGCGGTGAAGGGACAATCTTACTCAGATAG
- a CDS encoding hybrid sensor histidine kinase/response regulator: MLTATGNDPQKSPVILVADDDRFTRVMLRQLLEKEGYQVIEAENGEKCLAAYQQYQPDMVLLDALMPVMDGFICCQNLQTFTQTPEQKSDRALLGIPVLMITGLEDQKSIDSAFAAGAIDYVTKPLHVPVLLQRIRRLLAASWAEKALRRSEQQYRSVVENVKEVIFQIDPNGNWEFLSPAWTKLMGFTLEETLGTPFLECVHPDDCQLQKELWQSILTGANVGFQREIRYVTKTGATRWLEIHAHASQVTNGKFTGLSGILHDITERIYAAALEKEKIRLETEIIERQRSETMIRQALEKEKELGELKSHIITTISHEFRTPLTTIQSSSELLKLYDKKLTEDKKLKHFQKIGLCVEHITQLLNDVILIGQSEAGQMKFNPISLEVADLCHDLIEEFQSNLDPRYTLKVFIAESPIKGLFDEAMLRKSLNHLLSNAVKYSPKGGTITFQLGCHSDKVTVQIQDEGIGIPSIDQSRLFESFYRGSNISTIGGTGLGLAIVKKYVDLHGGQIQIESEVGIGTTVTVTLPINQ; encoded by the coding sequence ATGTTAACCGCAACAGGGAATGATCCTCAAAAATCGCCAGTGATCCTCGTTGCTGATGACGATCGCTTCACACGAGTGATGTTACGTCAACTGCTGGAAAAAGAGGGATATCAGGTGATCGAGGCAGAAAATGGGGAGAAATGTTTAGCGGCGTATCAGCAGTACCAGCCGGATATGGTGCTGTTAGATGCGTTGATGCCGGTGATGGATGGTTTCATCTGTTGCCAAAACCTGCAAACCTTTACACAGACTCCCGAACAAAAGAGCGATCGCGCGTTGCTGGGTATCCCTGTACTGATGATTACCGGGCTTGAGGATCAAAAGTCCATTGATTCAGCATTTGCTGCTGGCGCGATCGATTATGTGACTAAACCCTTGCATGTCCCCGTCTTACTCCAACGTATTCGTCGTCTCCTCGCCGCAAGTTGGGCAGAAAAAGCACTGCGACGCAGCGAACAACAATATCGATCCGTCGTAGAAAATGTTAAAGAAGTTATTTTTCAAATTGACCCCAATGGTAACTGGGAATTTCTCAGTCCGGCTTGGACAAAGTTGATGGGGTTTACTCTAGAAGAAACCTTAGGAACGCCTTTTCTTGAGTGTGTTCATCCTGACGATTGCCAACTCCAGAAAGAATTATGGCAATCTATCCTAACCGGGGCAAACGTTGGTTTTCAACGAGAGATTCGGTACGTCACCAAAACCGGAGCAACTCGTTGGCTAGAAATTCATGCCCATGCCTCACAGGTTACTAACGGCAAATTTACAGGTCTTTCTGGTATTTTGCATGATATCACAGAACGGATCTATGCCGCTGCATTAGAAAAAGAAAAAATCCGGCTAGAAACGGAAATAATTGAACGCCAGCGCAGCGAGACGATGATTCGCCAAGCCTTAGAGAAAGAGAAAGAACTGGGTGAATTGAAATCTCACATCATTACCACCATTTCCCATGAATTCCGGACTCCCCTAACCACAATTCAATCCTCTAGCGAATTATTGAAACTCTATGATAAAAAATTAACCGAGGACAAAAAGCTAAAACATTTCCAAAAAATTGGCTTGTGTGTTGAACATATTACCCAACTCCTAAATGATGTGATTCTGATTGGTCAATCGGAAGCAGGACAAATGAAGTTTAATCCTATTTCCCTGGAGGTGGCAGATTTATGTCATGACCTAATCGAGGAATTCCAAAGTAATCTAGATCCGCGATATACCCTCAAGGTGTTTATTGCAGAATCTCCCATCAAAGGGTTATTCGACGAGGCTATGTTACGGAAATCATTAAATCACTTGCTCTCCAATGCTGTCAAATATTCCCCCAAAGGAGGCACGATTACTTTCCAGTTAGGCTGTCACTCAGATAAGGTAACCGTCCAGATTCAAGATGAAGGAATTGGCATTCCGTCCATAGACCAATCCCGATTATTTGAATCGTTTTATCGGGGGAGTAATATTAGTACTATTGGTGGCACTGGATTAGGACTCGCCATTGTCAAAAAATATGTGGACTTACATGGCGGTCAAATCCAAATTGAGAGTGAAGTCGGCATCGGCACAACCGTTACTGTTACCCTACCTATCAATCAGTAA
- a CDS encoding S-layer homology domain-containing protein, whose product MAQTLYVNPATGNDSAAGDQSAPFKTLSKALQQAQADTTIQLAAGTYNATSGEIFPLQVPSGVKLVGNEQNKGDGIVIEGNGEYISPTLAKQNITLLLEDTTEVRGVTVTNKATRGTGIWIESTDPTITNCTFTQCDREGVLATGTAKPNLVNNDFIDNGGNGISFTKKAQGEIKDNTCKGAGYGISIDGEATPRVVDNLITENRFGVGISVDSKPILRNNTIEDNEEYGIAVTGNAEPDLGKSKEDLGNNIFRNNGKFAILNSSKNTLLSWGNQLTSNQVSGLIQIEGSISDGGGGNGDDGDDGGQAPDSFSDIQNHWAKPFIQGLLDKGLISGFKDGTFKPDEKMTRAQYTALLVKAFNPSTKRDGINFTDVADDFWAKDVIQQAYRGEFLSGFPNNIFKPNDNVQRAQVIVSLVNGLGLSASDGTVFNTYSDRDAIPDYAKDEVNTATKKEIVVSYPDTKQLDPTKDATRAEVAAMVYQALVDANQVSEVNSDYIVSAISDDDKPKTFADIQNHWAKLFIEGLLAKGLISGFGDGTFKPNEKMTRAQYAALLVKAFDPEPKREAKNFLDVSDKSWAKDAIQTAYRGEFLSGYPGDMFRQGDNVERVQVLVSLVNGLGLSESDDNALNVYEDSDDIPDYGKEEVVTATKKQIVVNHPDVKKLNPTKAATRGEVAAMVYQALVDENKVSAIDSDYIVSA is encoded by the coding sequence ATGGCTCAAACTCTTTACGTTAATCCCGCTACCGGAAACGATAGCGCGGCGGGTGATCAATCTGCTCCCTTTAAAACCTTGTCCAAAGCCCTGCAACAAGCCCAAGCCGATACAACTATCCAACTGGCGGCGGGAACCTATAATGCGACGAGTGGCGAGATTTTCCCACTGCAAGTCCCATCTGGGGTCAAACTGGTAGGCAATGAACAGAATAAAGGCGATGGTATTGTAATTGAAGGGAATGGCGAGTATATTAGCCCCACACTGGCTAAACAAAATATAACCCTTTTACTGGAAGATACAACCGAAGTGCGCGGTGTCACGGTGACGAATAAAGCCACACGCGGCACAGGGATTTGGATTGAATCGACTGATCCGACTATAACAAACTGTACCTTTACTCAATGCGATCGCGAAGGGGTTTTAGCTACCGGAACCGCTAAACCTAACCTTGTTAATAATGACTTTATTGATAACGGTGGCAATGGCATCTCCTTTACCAAAAAGGCTCAAGGAGAAATTAAAGATAATACCTGTAAAGGAGCAGGTTATGGGATTAGTATTGATGGTGAGGCGACGCCGCGAGTTGTCGATAATCTCATTACCGAAAACCGATTCGGCGTGGGAATTTCTGTCGATTCTAAACCTATCCTGCGAAATAACACCATTGAAGATAATGAAGAATACGGTATTGCTGTGACAGGTAATGCCGAGCCTGATTTAGGCAAAAGCAAAGAGGATCTGGGTAATAATATTTTTCGCAACAATGGCAAATTTGCGATTCTCAACTCCAGCAAAAATACGCTGCTGTCTTGGGGAAATCAGTTGACGAGTAATCAAGTGAGTGGATTAATTCAAATTGAAGGCAGTATCAGCGATGGTGGCGGTGGAAATGGTGATGACGGTGATGATGGAGGTCAAGCACCGGATAGCTTTTCCGATATTCAAAACCACTGGGCAAAACCCTTTATTCAAGGATTACTCGACAAAGGATTAATTAGCGGCTTTAAAGATGGTACATTTAAGCCCGATGAAAAAATGACCCGCGCTCAATATACGGCGTTATTAGTGAAAGCCTTCAACCCCTCGACGAAACGGGATGGGATAAATTTCACCGATGTTGCTGATGATTTCTGGGCAAAGGATGTGATTCAACAGGCTTATCGCGGCGAATTCCTATCGGGTTTTCCTAACAATATCTTTAAACCCAATGATAATGTGCAACGGGCGCAAGTGATTGTGTCTTTAGTGAATGGATTGGGGTTATCGGCAAGTGATGGAACCGTGTTTAATACCTATAGCGATCGCGACGCTATTCCGGATTATGCCAAAGATGAAGTCAACACGGCAACGAAGAAAGAAATTGTGGTGAGTTATCCGGATACCAAACAACTTGATCCGACCAAAGATGCTACCCGGGCTGAGGTAGCCGCTATGGTATATCAGGCGCTGGTTGATGCGAATCAGGTGAGTGAAGTTAACTCAGACTATATTGTTAGCGCTATTTCCGATGATGACAAACCCAAAACCTTCGCCGATATCCAAAACCACTGGGCAAAACTGTTTATTGAAGGATTACTCGCCAAAGGCTTAATTAGCGGTTTTGGCGATGGTACATTTAAACCCAATGAAAAAATGACCCGCGCCCAATATGCGGCATTATTGGTTAAAGCCTTTGACCCTGAACCCAAACGGGAAGCCAAAAACTTCCTCGATGTTAGCGATAAGTCTTGGGCAAAGGATGCGATTCAAACAGCCTATCGCGGCGAATTTCTGTCTGGTTATCCCGGTGATATGTTCCGCCAGGGAGATAATGTTGAACGGGTTCAGGTTCTGGTGTCTTTGGTGAATGGATTAGGATTATCAGAATCTGATGATAATGCCTTAAATGTTTACGAGGATAGCGATGATATTCCTGACTATGGTAAGGAGGAAGTAGTCACAGCAACGAAAAAACAAATTGTGGTGAATCACCCCGATGTCAAAAAACTTAATCCAACCAAAGCGGCTACCCGTGGTGAGGTGGCGGCTATGGTTTATCAAGCATTAGTGGATGAGAATAAAGTGAGTGCGATTGATTCGGATTACATTGTGTCCGCTTAA
- a CDS encoding pentapeptide repeat-containing protein has protein sequence MTNESGLPISQPTPVLKKSIKINFTDFSKAVGKGGIDVLFGKWDSLAGNAVDVLSALGLAANAKEIAWLLIYRSLLQAMKNLIDEKTELDPNHINIKALHQEINQALATSSLTLNHNFFKHPDKDPIIAAIKPTFVSWLKQCQVSEADAIAISDRLPIYFAAALHHEWGNQAKDYAVLKERLDTPFTQANQRIQAWFKYETWLQKQVEEPMFLEAFSLKRVYVPLRAYYKRKVEGQNPEELDPRLASRDKFERVVIELDKELKTWLNQAKKDDAIRLISGSPGSGKSSFAKMFAANLAETDKIPVLLIPLHHFNPADDLIDAVGKFVHTDGILHNPLAADCRESRLLIIFDGLDELAMQGKIAEKIAQDFVREVQRTVDRLNQRELCLQVLIAGRELAMQANETDFRKEGQILHVLPYFIPENKRKNYVDENQLLEQDQRQNWWQNYGTVSGYGYTGLPNELDQGNLTEITAQPLLNYLVALSLRRGKLTFSKDTNLNAIYNDLLKAIYERGWAGHQHRAIQGIEERDFIRILEEIALAAWHGNGRTTTVRDIENHCDNSNLKNLLKRFQEGFQDDAKASITRLMTAFYFRQSGHNDSGDKTFEFTHKSFGEYLTARRIVQEVRYIHCKLEARDDDPYEDWDERRALHRWALVCGSTAMDEYLFQFVLDEMRLHYQKKPEDVAKWQDTLCDLISFMLKHGMPMERLEPRPNFQEENRQARNAEEALLAVLNSCARLTEKLSEIKWHSEDAFGNWISRLHGQRIDKDVFCLSCLSFLDLRGCVLVFKDFYWANFEGANFEGANLEEANLKRANLFEANLFEANLFEANFEGANLERANLKRANLEGANLEEANLKGANLEEANLEEANFEGANLKRATLFEANLEWANLKRANLFEANLFDANFEGANLEGAHLKGANLKRANLKRANLKRANLFEANFEGANFEGATLEWANLFEANLKGTILEGKVPISSPETEQTL, from the coding sequence ATGACAAACGAATCTGGACTCCCCATCAGCCAGCCGACTCCGGTATTGAAGAAATCCATTAAAATTAACTTCACCGATTTCTCAAAAGCTGTAGGAAAAGGAGGGATTGATGTCCTGTTTGGCAAATGGGATAGTCTAGCTGGAAACGCCGTTGACGTTCTATCCGCCCTAGGTTTAGCCGCTAATGCCAAAGAAATAGCCTGGTTACTCATTTACCGTTCTTTGCTCCAGGCAATGAAAAATTTAATTGATGAGAAAACCGAACTCGACCCCAATCATATTAATATTAAAGCCTTACACCAAGAAATTAACCAGGCATTAGCCACTAGCAGTTTAACCCTTAACCATAATTTTTTTAAACATCCCGATAAAGACCCGATTATTGCCGCCATCAAACCCACCTTTGTAAGTTGGTTAAAGCAATGTCAAGTCAGCGAAGCTGATGCTATCGCCATTAGCGATAGACTCCCCATCTACTTTGCCGCCGCACTCCATCACGAGTGGGGAAATCAGGCAAAAGACTATGCCGTACTGAAAGAAAGGCTCGATACTCCCTTCACCCAAGCCAATCAACGCATTCAGGCATGGTTCAAATATGAAACTTGGCTACAAAAACAAGTGGAAGAACCAATGTTTTTAGAAGCCTTTAGCCTCAAGCGCGTCTATGTGCCGCTACGGGCGTACTATAAGCGTAAAGTTGAAGGACAAAATCCGGAAGAATTAGACCCAAGACTGGCAAGTCGTGATAAATTTGAGCGCGTCGTCATTGAGTTAGACAAAGAACTCAAAACCTGGCTGAATCAAGCCAAAAAAGATGATGCCATTCGCTTAATTAGTGGCAGTCCCGGTAGTGGCAAATCCTCCTTTGCTAAAATGTTTGCCGCCAACCTAGCAGAAACAGATAAGATTCCAGTTTTATTGATTCCTCTGCATCATTTTAATCCCGCCGATGATTTAATTGATGCTGTGGGTAAATTCGTCCATACAGACGGCATTTTGCACAATCCCCTAGCCGCCGACTGTCGCGAATCTCGCCTCTTAATTATTTTTGATGGACTGGATGAGTTAGCCATGCAGGGGAAAATTGCCGAGAAAATCGCCCAAGATTTTGTCCGAGAAGTCCAGCGCACCGTTGACCGATTAAACCAGCGAGAACTCTGCTTACAGGTACTGATTGCCGGACGAGAATTGGCAATGCAGGCAAATGAAACCGACTTTCGCAAAGAGGGACAAATCTTGCACGTTTTACCCTACTTTATCCCTGAAAATAAGCGAAAAAATTATGTTGATGAGAACCAGCTACTAGAACAAGACCAGCGCCAGAATTGGTGGCAAAATTATGGTACAGTCAGTGGTTATGGCTATACGGGTTTACCCAATGAATTAGACCAGGGTAATTTAACTGAAATTACTGCTCAACCCTTGCTCAATTATCTAGTGGCTCTCAGTTTAAGACGGGGAAAACTAACCTTTTCCAAAGACACTAACTTAAATGCCATTTATAATGACTTACTCAAAGCCATTTATGAGCGAGGGTGGGCAGGACATCAACATAGAGCGATTCAGGGAATTGAGGAAAGAGATTTTATTCGGATTCTCGAAGAAATTGCCCTGGCTGCTTGGCATGGGAATGGGCGGACAACTACCGTGCGAGACATTGAAAACCATTGTGACAATAGCAACCTTAAAAATCTGCTCAAGCGATTTCAAGAAGGCTTTCAAGATGATGCGAAAGCCAGCATTACTCGTTTAATGACGGCGTTCTATTTCCGTCAAAGTGGACATAATGATTCCGGTGACAAAACCTTTGAATTTACCCACAAAAGTTTTGGCGAATATTTAACCGCCAGACGCATTGTCCAGGAAGTGCGGTATATTCACTGCAAATTAGAAGCCCGCGATGATGATCCTTATGAAGATTGGGATGAACGTCGAGCGTTACATCGCTGGGCGTTAGTCTGTGGTTCTACAGCAATGGATGAGTATTTGTTTCAGTTTGTTTTAGATGAAATGCGGCTGCATTATCAAAAGAAGCCAGAGGATGTGGCAAAGTGGCAGGATACTCTGTGTGATCTGATTAGTTTCATGTTGAAGCACGGAATGCCTATGGAGAGGCTAGAACCTCGTCCTAATTTTCAGGAAGAAAACCGACAAGCACGGAATGCGGAGGAAGCTTTGTTAGCGGTTCTTAATAGTTGTGCGCGTTTGACTGAGAAATTGTCGGAGATTAAATGGCATTCTGAGGATGCTTTTGGTAATTGGATTTCTCGGCTGCATGGACAACGAATTGATAAAGATGTGTTTTGCTTAAGTTGTTTAAGCTTTTTAGACTTGCGAGGTTGCGTGCTTGTCTTCAAAGATTTCTACTGGGCGAATTTTGAAGGGGCGAATTTTGAAGGGGCGAATCTTGAAGAGGCGAATCTTAAAAGGGCGAATCTTTTTGAGGCGAATCTTTTTGAGGCGAATCTTTTTGAGGCGAATTTTGAAGGGGCGAATCTTGAACGGGCGAATCTTAAAAGGGCGAATCTTGAAGGGGCGAATCTTGAAGAGGCGAATCTTAAAGGGGCGAATCTTGAAGAGGCGAATCTTGAAGAGGCGAATTTTGAAGGGGCGAATCTTAAAAGGGCGACTCTTTTTGAGGCGAATCTTGAATGGGCGAATCTTAAAAGGGCGAATCTTTTTGAGGCGAATCTTTTTGATGCGAATTTTGAAGGGGCGAATCTTGAAGGAGCGCATCTTAAAGGGGCGAATCTTAAAAGGGCGAATCTTAAAAGGGCGAATCTTAAAAGGGCGAATCTTTTTGAGGCGAATTTTGAAGGGGCGAATTTTGAAGGGGCGACTCTTGAATGGGCGAATCTTTTTGAGGCGAATCTTAAGGGAACAATCCTTGAGGGCAAAGTACCGATTAGCTCTCCAGAAACCGAGCAAACTTTGTAG
- a CDS encoding alpha/beta hydrolase: protein MNQRYYRSLGLSLFLFCVGVLLWTGFQLTFGIESKSVAIPINAKQNLITRIYTPKTTPKPQPVMILCHGVNASKESMTPLAIELARHGIAAIAFDFGGYGESYSLGMQNKSINSLETSTVADAKAVLEFVRSRSVSEDVSHSSQFDSKRIGIAGHSMGGTTALKLAELESQIQATVVLSISGFATPTIPKNLFLGVGLYEQLNPPSELRQMWQTVCPDGICNNFENGTARRLVISDTTDHFTAPYDPKLIRQVIHWTQQAFDLPLQEKPLIVPWFIVGGIGTVSGSIVGSVWLVLRWQNSKPLSLQERGLERGFSKSPKVRIRYSVTGVWGIVILICWIAGTSNLFVLCSLLQLVSNYGLRHPGKINQAVRITGLYFGLGLAAFCLSGLLRGAVELWHHPLSWLKLPQFLLQWIIFIFYNYGIAMKVAVLDAYTFKLQPSWFFLLIIGCELIQPGIILTGVEKVGVWLVQWLRRPLTVTGLGKVSGKEAGLIGILVVLLIVLLHQRRGDISQVASQGIAALEVFGLLLVLPIGVGIGIVRSRWFQRLENRLT from the coding sequence ATGAATCAGCGTTATTACCGGAGTTTAGGATTAAGTTTATTCCTCTTTTGTGTGGGAGTTCTGCTATGGACAGGTTTTCAGCTAACTTTCGGTATTGAATCTAAATCCGTCGCGATTCCGATCAACGCTAAACAGAATTTAATCACTCGCATTTATACGCCTAAAACGACACCGAAACCCCAACCCGTGATGATTTTATGTCATGGGGTGAATGCGAGTAAAGAAAGCATGACGCCTTTAGCGATAGAGTTAGCCAGACATGGAATTGCAGCCATTGCTTTTGACTTTGGCGGCTATGGAGAATCCTATTCTTTGGGGATGCAAAATAAATCGATTAATAGCCTAGAAACCAGTACCGTTGCTGATGCGAAAGCCGTCTTAGAGTTTGTGCGATCGCGAAGCGTGTCCGAGGATGTATCGCATTCCTCCCAGTTTGATTCTAAACGTATTGGCATTGCAGGTCATTCCATGGGGGGAACCACTGCATTAAAATTAGCTGAACTTGAGTCTCAAATACAAGCCACAGTTGTCCTGAGTATCAGTGGATTTGCCACGCCCACCATTCCCAAGAATCTCTTTCTGGGTGTTGGCTTATACGAACAACTGAATCCGCCGTCAGAGTTGCGCCAAATGTGGCAAACGGTTTGTCCGGATGGGATTTGTAATAATTTTGAGAACGGAACCGCGCGTCGGTTAGTTATCTCTGATACCACGGATCATTTTACTGCACCTTACGACCCAAAGTTAATCCGTCAAGTGATTCACTGGACACAACAGGCTTTTGATCTGCCGCTTCAAGAGAAACCTTTAATTGTTCCCTGGTTTATTGTTGGCGGAATTGGTACAGTTAGCGGCAGTATTGTCGGAAGTGTTTGGCTAGTTCTGCGTTGGCAGAATTCAAAGCCTCTCTCCTTGCAGGAGAGAGGTTTGGAGAGAGGTTTCTCCAAATCCCCAAAAGTAAGAATTCGATACAGTGTAACTGGAGTTTGGGGGATTGTTATCCTAATATGCTGGATAGCCGGAACGAGTAATCTTTTCGTATTATGTAGCCTCCTGCAATTGGTGAGTAATTATGGTTTGCGTCATCCCGGAAAGATTAACCAAGCGGTACGAATTACCGGATTGTATTTCGGTTTAGGGTTAGCTGCTTTCTGCTTATCGGGTTTACTCCGGGGTGCGGTTGAATTGTGGCATCATCCCTTATCATGGCTCAAACTCCCCCAATTTTTACTACAATGGATTATCTTTATTTTTTATAACTATGGCATCGCCATGAAAGTGGCTGTTTTAGATGCGTACACGTTTAAGTTACAACCGAGTTGGTTCTTTCTCCTCATCATCGGATGTGAGTTAATCCAACCGGGTATTATTTTAACCGGGGTGGAAAAAGTCGGGGTTTGGCTGGTTCAATGGTTACGTCGTCCGCTAACTGTAACCGGATTGGGTAAAGTGTCTGGAAAAGAGGCGGGATTAATCGGAATATTGGTGGTGTTACTCATCGTTTTATTACATCAGCGCCGTGGGGATATTAGTCAAGTTGCCAGTCAGGGAATCGCCGCGCTGGAAGTGTTTGGACTATTGCTAGTGTTACCGATTGGGGTAGGGATTGGAATTGTGCGATCGCGTTGGTTTCAGCGTCTGGAAAATCGGTTAACTTAA